In Fulvia fulva chromosome 8, complete sequence, the DNA window ACAATCCCATCCGAAGTAACGGACTGGTCCATCACCGTTATCCGGATCTTCGAGACCGATGGTGACGGTCTGTTCCGGAATGTCAAACCAATGGTTGTCGACAGTCTGTCGTTTTGCGTGAACCGCCAGCTGCTCAAAATCCGGTTTCGCGACGCCTTTCGGCGGTCGTGTCTTATCGCTCTGAATGAGCATATAGAGCAGAGTCTCCATGTGCATGACTTCATGCTCAAAGCCGAGCCAGAGAGCGCGACCGGTCCAGTTGTCGTTGTACGCCTGACCTGACTCATACAGCTGTCGAACGCGATTTCTCACGCTCTGCTGATACTTCAGAATCGTTTCTACAGACAGAATGGTGTTAACGTCTTATCACGTAGCATGGTCAAGAACGTACCCAATTCTGGCCAGTTGTCAGGAACCTCGCTGTGCGCATGACACTTCTCTGGATTGTCAACATCCGGGTCGATTCCTCTTTCGAAGATATTGCGGAAATAGCTGGGCTCTGTTGGCTCCAATCCCGTAGCCTCGCTGAGCTTCATGTCGAAGAAGGTGGGAATGTGTCCCAAATAAAATATGCAGGCATTGCGCAGCTTGATTGGCTTCTCCAAGAGTTCCTCATCCGGGATCATCTGTCGTGTGACATTGTCCCAGACAGCCCACAAGTCGTCCCATTCATCCACACTCTAGCGGCGACTATAAGCTCAATGAACATTTCTTATCTTGAGGGCGCCGACTTACCGGTACGGGGTGGCTTGCATATTGCGTTGGCTTTGTTGCGAACATCCTGCTTGTTTTCTGTAACATATGTAGTCCTGTAAGATAGTGTTAGCGATATATGAGATCAGAGAATGCGGCCTCTGGTAATCGATTCCAAAGGAATGCAGCGGGCGCTCGGAAGCGTACCGTAGCTGTGGGTCTCATTCGTCCAATAGGTGACATCATGGACATGCGCTTCTCGGAAAAGGTGCACTGCCTGTAACAAGGATGTCAGAACTAAAGCCGCAATCTTTGGAATCTGGTTACACCTGTCGGAGATATACCTGACCAATTGTCAGCATATGAATACTGTATCAACGACAATATCTCTCACCTGTTCTTGATTGTACTTGTAGCTCTCTTCGATGTTAATTCTCTCCCCCTTCTTGCACAACACACCTTCAACCTCGACATCACGCTTGGGAACGACGTATGCGCGATGCCTCTCTCCAACTTTGTCGTACTCGCCAACAGCTTCCCAGTCTTCGATACGGAAAGCCTCGCGGCCAAGTAGTCTGTTCGCATGATGCAGACCATTCATGGTGAATTGGTGAGTAACTCCTTTGTTGTCATTGTATGCATGGTAGACAGTTCCTGGGTCCTGGCAAGCGTCCAGGCCAATCATTAATGTATCGCCGGGCTTGAGGATGTCTGCGAATTGCTTGATGAAGCCGACTGATTCCTCGCGCGTGAAATTGCCAATGCTGGAGCCAAGAGATAAAATCGTCTTTGGCTTGTCGACGTTCTCAGGCGTCTTGAGCCACTCCAAGCCGTCATCGTACGTGCCCCAGAGTCCAAAACACTTCACGTGGTGATATGCGCCAGTGGGCACTTGCGCCAGCGTACGCTCCAACTCAGACTTCATCAGATCGAGGGCATAGTAGAAGATATCTTTCTCGGCACGTTCCAGGGCGTCCAGTAGCAGCTTGACCTTGCGGAGGTTGCTGTAGTCGACGTTAGTTCGGCAGCCTAGGCAAGCACGCCTAGGAGGTTAAGGTAACCTCACCCGCTGCCCAACTCTACGACCATTGCTCCATTTGGTATTCGTTCCGCAATTCGATCCGCATATCGCTCCAAAACATAGATCTCTTGACCTGTCAAGTAATATTGGTCAAGATATGTGATCTCCTCAAACAGTTTGAGCCCCTAACAGAAGAGCATTAGCCATACACAAACAAGGCGGTAATATCTCAGAAAGTGCTACTGGTCTGGAGATGCCACGCGCATATTCCGGACAGATGACGCTTTCTGTACTTCGGTTTTACTTACCTTGTTGTCGTACAGCAACAGTGTTGGCAAAGTCTTCTCCACGCCATCTGGCTGGTTCAGCCCAGACTTGATGAGGTTCATGATGTTGATTCCATCGGCATCTGTTCTAATGTCAATGATACCAGGGATTGCATCCTTCGTTGGAGATTCCGGGATGGACCCCATCTTGTCTGTTGAGTTGAATCGCAAAGCCCTGTAGAGCGATGGTAAATGGATAATGATATAGAGAGGTGGCTAAGTACTGCAGTGCAAACCTGGGAAAGAGGCGCAGGTAGGTGAGAAGCAATGCACAAAGCAGGAAGGCCAACGTATGAGCCGGAATATGCAGGGTAGATAGCTTGGTAAGGCCCATCGAAAGTATCTCCGCGAGCCCAACAAGGGTAGTCAATCTAGCATCCAATTACAACGTTCATTGTGGTCCATAGCGAGACCGACCTAGGCGTACAACTGTGCTCGCGTACTATGGCTCGACTTGAACGGCCGAGAAGGATGATATTCGAGCCATTGACGCTTTGCCGAGTCCCAGGAATGCCACAGGCCAACGACTTGTCGACCCATCTGGATGCTCGTTCGCTGCAGTCCTGTACGCTCATCATGAGACGAAATAGTCAGCGCAGTGGAGATCTTTGGGACGACTGTCCAGGTTCAATATTGCATGACGTATAGCGCTGCAGTGCTGACAAGGTTTCGCAGCTGAGTCGTCATGTCTTCGAACAGGGATCGCGGCATCTCAGACGTGTCCATATGGGAGCTCGGCACTGCATGTTGACGAGACGCGGCGCCGCTCAAGGGTTCAAGGACGGATCCAACGCGTGCACGAGGATGCTCGTTCCTGGCGTGTGCTCGTGCTGTTCCTGAGCACGTTCATTTGATCTGATGCGGGGAGACTCGGCGATCCAGTGTAAGGTACCGCTCGACACAGGCAAGAGCTGGCGTGACTGCATTGCGCTGCACGTCATCAACGGTTGGTAGTCGTGGAGCTCGATGCAGCAGCGGACAAATCAGCTGTTGTGCTGAGCGGAAGATGGCGGCACAATCGGTGCCGCAGCTCTCGGACGAAGATGCAAGTAGGCAAAAGATGAGGGCATCGTGTTGCTGAGCTACTGCATGCCGCGTGTATGCATGTCGAGGGAAAGAAGGAGGTCTGACTGGGAATTGTAGATTGCGTGCTTTCAGTGCACGGGCGCCATCTGGAGCACGTGACCGGAACAGATCTGGCAAGACCATCGGTGACCATGATTAAGATCAAAACGGAGAAGCATCGTGTTAAGCATAAAGAGATCAGGCCGATCGTATACACTTATAGAATAGGTCACCATATGCAGAACAAGGATGTGCGACCTTATCGGGTCTTGTCACTGGTCACTGGTCACTGGTCACTGGCCTGACACGTTCTTATCTTGACCGCCAGCCTTTGCTATTATCTAGCCTAGTGGAGGTGCATTCTAGCTATAGGCAATTGCCATGGCGTTGCCTCCGTGACCATACGTATACCTGGGCTGAGCAGCGATCGCTAGCAGCCGCCTGCTTATTTCCTTGAGGCTTGAGCAGCCTGCGTGAGTGACTGCTCCCTCATAAACCTCCTGTTCGCAATATCAATGCGGGTGCTCGTGTCCACATTTCCATTCATACGGTCGCCGACAGAAGCATGCATTCCATTGTCGCCACAACTTGCGATGAGTGATGCAGAATCGGCACGTGCCACGTGGATCAACGGGTGCTATTGTTGAGGTATCTTGACAGCCAGTTAATGCTGTCATCGCCATAGGAGAATCATTCGGGGTATTGGATCCTTGAGGTAGCGGGTGACCAGGATTCCCAGATGGATAAGTGGGAAATTGCGGCTGATTTGCCAATGGCGTGGTCATCGTAAACGCTGGAGGTATCGCGCTATTGCTTTGAGAAGCATACATCTGACCGGGGATCTGTGTATTCGTCTCCACTGCGGAATTCGCCATGACTACTTGAGGTATGGCGCTGATACTTCCAGATGATGGGAACGAGTACGTCGGCGCATACATCTGACTTTGCAGCTCCGGAATCGTAGGCGGTTGAAGGGCGCTTGGTTCAGGCCTTGTCATTTCATGCAGACGCTCGCGCATCGCCTGCTTTAACATATGACCGCTTGCCATGCGATTGAGCAGCGTCTGGGCAAGATCATGGGCCGATACCTGCTCAAGAGGCGTCGCATCCAACGAAACCTGCTCGAGAGGCGTTGCGCCCAACCGGTTGTAGTACGTCAATGCGAGAGGCGATTGTAAGCTTTGGTTTATGACGTCCTGCATTTCGTCAGGTGTGATTCTTGGTGCATGGTCTGGCCCGGACTGAAATCGACCCTGCTGTAATAGGAATCAGCCATGGTGAGAACACAGACAAGCATTCAGCAGCTCAACGTGAGCTTGTAGCACAGCACACGCTTATACGCACGTCGTGCGAACACGTACCGCATTGGGGTAAGAGCTCTCAGGCATGCTCTGCGCCATGCGGTGGATGTCCTGCGCGCGAGTGTATTGGGCCTCTCTGACTCTGGTCGCCGAGCTCTCGCCAGCGGAATCGTCACCGAGACCTGAAGACTTCCTCTTGCGAGGGTCCATGTTGAGCTGATCGAAAATGCTGCAGTAAGCGAGTACTCGTACAGAATATCCGGAAGTCGATGTTGACGCTGGTGCTCACTCCTGATAACACTGTAAGACAACGCAATCAGACCATGACCCTCCGCAGTCCACTCGTGCCTCCCAGCACTCGTCGACCAGTCACTGCATCTCGACCGGCACCGCTTTCCCACTTGCCAGAGCGACTacctccgccttcttcgACCCAACCCTTGACTGCCTCTTCCTCGCCAGAGCCTTCCATGAAAGCTTCCTGCCTTGGGTGGGAGCCATCGACCCATTTGTAGATGCAGGTATAGCAGTAGACATAGCCTGTCTGTGCGGCTGTGGCTGTCTGCACTTCCGAAAGGCATATAGGGCAGGTTGAAGTGGTGTTTGCAGAGTCGTCGGTAGTGTATGCAGGAGCAGGTACTGTGAGGATGGGAAGGTGTGTTACCATCGAGATAGGTGGGCCGTCGATGCCAGAATCTCGTCGGCTCAGCGCTCCTTCCTTTTCGTCTTTGATCGCAACCTTCTTCTCGGGCTTTGGGGCAGGTGCGGGTAGGCCAGATATCGTTGGTGGTGGGAGCTCCAGCCCTTCATTGGCCTTCTTGGAAAGCTGCCTTGCGAAATCGGAGTTGTGCCACCACTCCAGGAACTTGAGTGCAAAGATGGACATTGGCAGTGCCATCTTCAGCCCGGACTGGAACCACGGCAACAACGTGCGCGACATCGTCCGAGGGTTGAAAATCGAATTCGTCTGTCCTGGACGAGCCGGAGATGTGATGGCTGCTTGCGTCGCCAATGCAATCGCCTTGTTGTCCGCATCGTTCAGTCTCCTGATCCTCGTCCCGATCAACCACAGGAGTGGCGAGTGATACTTGGTACCATCAAACAAATACGCCATATTCCACGCCAGCAGCGAGAAGTAGTATGCCGCATTCACTGAAGGGTACACACTCCGCAGGAACCATTTATACACCCACATAGACTTCTGCTCCCGCGTCCCATCTGTAGGATATCTCTCACGATCCCGATACGCAGGCCCAAGCATGTTCACGCCAGCCGCATGCACATCGTAGGCTTCATCGAGCTTCCTCTTGATGTATGGTATTGCAACCATAACAGCCAGATTCTTCCATACGTCACTGTTCCGCAGCTTCAACGTCTCACGGATTTCTCGCGGTGCACCAAGTCGTGCTCGCGTTGTCTCGCCGCCTTTGACGCGCAGCACGCGCTCGCGTTTGAGGCCATAGAAGTTCTCAGTGAAGCCTCCGCCGTATGTTCTCAGGTAATATCTTTCCAATGCCAGAGAGAGAAGCGCATATAGTTCGTCGAAGTTGTTCAGTATGCGCAGTAGGTATCGTGGGTTGCGATGTGTTGCAACGGCTAGCAGGTATCGCAACGATGGTGGAATGAGGGCGTTGAGTTCGTGCTCGGACAGGATCTCAAACAACGATGGCTTTTGTTCGTCGAGACCGCCTTGTAGGGCAGTCATGAATTCCATCGTGGCAGTCGGTGGAGCTCGTCTTGACGAGTAATGTTATCGTGGTGTCATGAGTGATTGATGTGAAGCTGGAAGTGCTTCCTACCGTGTCGGCCAAACAATCATTGTCGGCCTCGGCTTCATGTTTGTCGATCATGCGGGCCGGGGGCTAGCGGATCACGATCACAAGCCAATGACACAACACTCATCGCGTCGATGTCGCGTCTACTATTATGAAAGTAGTGAAAGTGTTATGAACACACAACTGCTCTTCCCAATTCCAAGCCACCGCAACCATGTCCGATCCCACAAAAGAGACCTACTTCCAACAGCAACGCCAACTCCTCATCAACGATGTCGCAGCAGTAAGCCACCTTCCACTACTCCATCACCCCACCACTCCCCTCTTCCCAGCCTAACAGCTGTCCTAGAGCATGGAGAACGTCCTCCAAAACATCAACAAACTCAATCGTAGTCTCGAAGGAGTCATAGCAGTCGGCAACGAGTTCAGCCAAGTGGAGGGACTCTGGTCACAATTCGAGAACGTCATGGCAAAAGATGCtgagaaggaggaggggaaGGATGCCAACGAAGGTGCTGCGGAGGGAACGTGAGAAGAGGACGATCAACGTGAAGATACTAAAACGGATGGTCAATTTTGCTGAGGAGAGTATACCTCTAGCCTGTGGTGGCTTTCACAGTGGACAAAGGTTGCAATATACGCTGTGGGCATCGGATACGTGTTATGGCACTGGTCCTCCTGCTTCGCTTCGCCTAGAGGACAACTATGAAGACGATCGGAATGGGATGTGCCGGTCAGTATGGAGACGACTGAAAGGAACTGGGCGAAGGAGATGCCTATCGGCGTACCGAGAACTGCTTTACACGCGAAGATAACCCCCAGAATTGATGAAGTAGCACGAGAAAAAGGAAGAGTGTGATCAGAATTGTTTCTCATTGACAGTCATAGACCTCAAACCAGCACCACGGCCGTTTTCAGCGCCCTCGTGGTATAGGCATGCTTCCAGCGCATCCAAGTCGCAGCCACCTCGCATGCTATCATCAATCAAGAATCCAAAAGCTAAGTCATACACTAAAACGTCAATTCCTCCATACCATCGTCCTCATACCCAATCTTCACTCCATGTCAATGCTGCTGTGTACCATTACACTGATACCGTAATGCTCGTAAAAGCTCCTTCCATCTCCGAAAACACCGTGAGGATGCATACCGATTCATCTTGAAGTCGAAGTTCGAAGACCCGGCCAGAGAAAGTGTCTCCACTCGCGAAGGAAGAATCGCATGGCGCCCACGTGTTGCATCAGCGTTGGTACTGCTTGGACTTCATCTGCGACGAATGGCTGGTCAACAACGAATGCAACAAATCAAAACATAAAATCGTCCGTCTCTCTTTACAAGAGCCCACCTCGAACGAACGCGAGGGGTGCTTGCTTGCAAGCACTTAGAGGATTTTGCATTTACTCCTTGTCTTCCGCTTGATGGGCAGGTTCGGTTGTCCGCCTCTACTGCCTGGTGCGCTGCTCCCTTCTTCTGCGAGCGAGTCTTGCCCTCGAACGGCGATGTCGATTGCTGTGTCGAAGATTTCGTGAACGCCGGCCATTTCTTTCGAGGAGCATTCCATGTACATGGCGCCCATCTTCTGCGCAACCTGCTTGCCCTGTTGTTGTGTGACAGGTGTCAGGCCTTGGGTTTTGAGGAGCTCGATGCAGGTGCGTTTATGTCGGAGGTCGGACTTCAAGCCGCAGAGGATTATGGGTGTTGTCGGACAAAAGTGCAGGACTTCAGGGTACCACTACTGCCTGTCAGTTGAGGTTGCAAACGTGGCGCTTGCTCACGGAACTCACCTTATCCAGTACATTCTCCAGCGAGTTCGGACAATCTATCGCGAAGCATACAAATAGGAGATCGGTCTCTGGGTATGAAAGTGGCCTCAATCGGTCGTACTCCTCTTGTCCGGCAGTATCCCACAGCGCAAGTTCAACCCCTTTCCCTGATCTCTTGTGCTCGACAGTGGTGATGTAGTTCTCGAACACAGTCGGTACATATTTCTGCGATCTTGTCAGAACGTCCGCGCCCATTGTATGTAATATCCGCGCTCACCTCAGGGAAGTAGCCTTGAGAATAGCTGATCAGCAGACATGTCTTGCCACACCCGCCATCGCCGACAACGACGAACTTCTTGCTGTACTCGGGAGGCGCCGTGATGTTGGTTCTCGCACTACTTGTGGTGTTGACTGTGCCGTCGCTCCCTCTCGTCGACCTTCGGTGACTGTCGCCGCGCGTGAGGAAAGACTTGCTGCTGTTCTTGCGCTTGAGATCGTCGAATCGAGGATTGACCGCGGTGACGGACATGTCGAGCACCGGTAGCGTGCAAGTGTAGTGTATTGTGGTATGCGGTGAAGAATGTGCGAGTTGCTCTGGTAGACGTTGGGAATGTGTTCGGGAGAGGAGTTTGACCAGCAGTTCACAGGGGCTTCATCGCCGGGACGCGCTTTCTCTGTTGTCTGGCCGTCGACCGAGCAACGACTTGCGTCATCGGTGCCGGTCGAGATCCGGCTCGCCCTCGGTTTGCACTTGCGACGATCCTGGAACATGAGGGGCGCGCTTCAAAATGCGAGACATTGCGAGTCGATAGTCACACGCTACAAGGACTGTTCTTGATGTATCCCGGTTCATGTGACAGTGCACGCTCGCTTTGACTTGCAGGCGACATGATTTGCCAAGCTTATCGCCCTGCTCGAAGCTGCGGATTTCGAAGCTAGTGACTGCCCTCCGTCCACCTCATCAGATGCGGCCTTTAGTTCTACATGTACCATACACTGCCACTGACAAGCGACATTCTGCGCCTCGATGGCCACGACGCGCTCGCACAGAAACATAGAGCGCTGGAGCGCATAGATACCGTCGCGACATTGATCTTTGCCCGGCTTATCACGACTCCTCGACCCGCGCTTCTCCCAAATGCACGGCCTCGGTAGGAAGATCAACATCTATGTCTCTACCGGACGCACGACCAACGACACCCCTACGCTTCCAGGCACATCTGAGGACGCCTTCTCCAGATCCTGACGCTGGTCTACGGGGTCTGAGCCATTATGAGCGACGATTGCCAAAATGGCGCTATCAGCTGCGGCACCGACTGATACCGATCGTGAGATGGGAGACTCCGTATCTTGCCCGCATGCAACATGCCTTACGCTCGCCGCTGCTTGATACGTACTTCGCATTGACTGCGAATCTTGGAACGCATACCTTCTTCATGACTGCCCTGCCGATCTGCTTCTGGTGTGGCTATCCTGAGCTTGGCATTGCACTGGTGCAGATGCTAGCCGCTGGCGTATACTTCAGTGGCTATGTGAAGGACATGGTATGTCTGCCAAGGCCGTTATCGCCACCGCTGCAACGCATCACTATGTCCGGGTCTGCAGCATTGGAGTACGGCTTTCCTTCAACTCATACTACAAATGCAGTATCTGTGGCCATATACTGTCTTTACAATCTCTGGCAGACTCAGGATGAGTACTCACTCTGGCAGTTTCGTCTGCTCAACTTGGCTTGCTTATGCTACGCGACTTCGATCAGCATCGGGAGAATGTACTGCGGAATGCATGGTTTCTTTGATGTGGTTTTCGGAGCAGCACTTGGAGCTTTGATCACTGCCTTCAGAGTGCTCCTTGGCCCTGCATTCGATGCTTGGGTCATCGCAGGCGATTGGACACGACCTGCGATTGCCGTTGGCATTCTAGCACTGGCAGTACAATTTCACCCTGAACCAGCAGACAACTGTCCTTGCTACGATGACAGTGTAGCATTCATTGGTGTGCTAATGGGCATCTCCACTGGGAGCTGGAACTACGTCCATTTGCTATCCAATGCAGACCGATCAGCTGCAGCAATGTCTGCATTGTACAACTTTGCCAACCGAGACTTGTTCAAGATAGCTGCTAGGCTTATCGGTGGCATAATCGTTGTGTTTCTGTGGCGAGCTACCATGAAGCCACTCTTGCTGCGAGGACTTCCTCCGATCTTCCGGCTCGTGGCGCATTATGGGCTGAATATCCCACGTCGTTACTTTCTGCAAGCAAGAGACTACAACACAGTCCCGACTCTGCGGAAGGACGACAAAGTGCTTCCACCAGCATCAGATATCCCTGCCATGCTATCTTCTATACGCCGGCGGAAGCGAACGATCTCGGTTGGACCTCAGTCTGAAGCCGACGCAAGGGAGTACATCGCAAACCGTGCCCAGCAGAGGAGAGACCGGAGTCGAAGTCCTCAGAAAGGCTTGCAGCAGAAACCATCTCGATCAACACTGAGAGCACCCACGACATTATCTATTGATGAGCATGCGCCAATCACCCCTGATGAATCACCAAAGTCAACGACCCATCTGTCTGTACAGCAGACCGAATATCGGTCCTCCCCACCGACTTTGATGGTAACTGCTCCTACCAGAGACCTCTTTACCCCACCAGCGAGCGATAACGGCAACGTCAGCGACAGTGGGAAGGAAGATGAATCACATGACAAGAAGATGTTCTCAGCACTGGAGAAGCCCCGAATCAGGTATGATGTCGAGGTCATCACGAAGCTGGTCGTGTATGCTGGCATAGCATGGCTAGCTGTGGAGGGCAACCCTTTGCTTTTTGCGAAACTTGGGATCACATAGTATGTATACGACCTTTAGCGCGATGGTACGAACGCAGAATCCACATATCTTACAGGAAACCACGCCTCGCGCTATGCTATGCTACGCTACACTATCTATGCAAACATTATACAGGTCTATCACCCTACTGCGTCTGTGGGATCAGAGCGGACCTGACATACTCCGAACTCGTGTTATCACCAACAGTAATGTTGGCATAGTACACACTCGTCGCTGGACCCGTGCTCACGCCCGTCAGCTCGAAGTGCGCACCCTGGATGGTGTACTCCCCCTTCGCAGTGGTTGCTGGGATGTGCACATAATGCGTAATGTTGCCGATTTCGTTGGAGAAGTCTGGCATTGGTCAGCACATCCTGTCAGTCATCATCATACAGAGAGGAGGAGGTGTACCGGGTCCCAAGAATTTAGTGTCAAGATATGTGCCAAGAGCCCCGAGGTATAAGGTGTTGGATGGGGAGATCCGCCAGCCACTTCTCCTCATCCCCCATTTCGCCTCATCCCCCCTCGCATTAGCTTCGGATTCACATAACACCACAACACAACGCAATATTGGTGTGTTTCTTTTTCCTAATGTCATCGCTATATTATATTTCTCTATACTACATCTTTATATCGCGTAAAAACACGTTATATTATAAATAGGTAGGTATCGATATATAGATATCGAATTTTAGTAAGAGCCCTACTAGAGCTTTATACCGGCGCGTCGAGAAACACGCGCTTCCGCCTTAGCAATTaccttactatatataataaCTAACTACTATTACCTCGAAGAACACGATAATAAACGAAGGGGCGATAGCGTTATAAAAGTAAAGAGCGCCCTCGAAGAGCGGCGAACGAAGGGGGACGCGCGGAGCGACGACGCGCCCGGGAGAAACTAAATACGGAGActatctactataacgacTATAACAACTATAAGCTACTAACTAGACGAACTAGTATACGAAATACGGTATAGATACGGTAGAATATACCGCGATTATATACGAAATTATAGCTACCCTCGCGAGCGCTAATCTACCCTACGAACGCGCGATCCGTAGCCTCCTCGAGAGCTTAGCTAAAGCGATCTAGGAGCTACTACGGGCGACGAAGGCGCTAGCGCTAGTAAAGGAAGTAACGAACGCGGACCTCCTACGGGAGATCTAGGCGCTAGGAAGAGCTAGGCCGGCGATATATACCTAAGCGGCTATAGTAGCCGTAGAGTAACTAACGTATCGCGCTAGGCTAGTTTAGCGCGAGGTTACGGTATATATAGACAACCCTAAAGAAAGAGAGCGGGTAGCGGCGCTATCGTACTAACGCCTCGTAGAGTAGGCGCGCTAGGCTAGTAAATAAGACATTATTATAGCCTAGAAGCTAAAGAGTAGAGACGTACGCTATACGCTCGTAACTATAGCGGGGAGACCGACGCTACTATAGAGCGTAGCCTAGGCGGTCGAGGTACTAAACGCGAAGAGCGGAGCGCCGATTAcgctagtatactaggtccttatatacggtatcCGAGTTAATACCTTCCTAGTAGATACTAGCCCGGTAGCGATAGGAGAGGCTATCGTAAAGGACAACTAGGCTACTATCCTAGGCCTCGTTATTACCCGGGCGTACTAGCTAAAGAAGCCGGAACGAATAGAGCGGAAATACTCGTCGCTCGTACTCGCGTTTAAGTATAATAGTTAGAGGATCTAGGCTATAGAGAAGGGACTAGTCCTAGCCTACTCGTACTACTACGTTAAAAAGTACgactatacctatatagtgACCTAGTACTTCTAGTACTAGGGATTCGGATATACTATAAAgtattattagtaggagacCTACGACGGCTACTACGCGAAGGTATATAATACCCGCGAATACCCCTAACCTAAGATAAGTAAGTACGCTAACTACGGCGGGGACTATAAGGCGTAGATAGGCGGATATAGAGTAAAGAGGTAGGTAGCGGAATAGGCGGTAGGAGCGCGCCTAGGTATACGCtaggaaagaggaggaaTAGCAATAGTACTATATCGTCTAAGAGTCGACGCCGACGGCTTCTAGCCGGTTATATATAGGAGTAAGAAGAGGCGGCCAAATAGCGATAGACGCTTAATATACGGAGCGGGCCGACTAGCGCTTACCGACTCCCGAGCCTAGGGCCTT includes these proteins:
- a CDS encoding Ergothioneine biosynthesis protein 1, coding for MGSIPESPTKDAIPGIIDIRTDADGINIMNLIKSGLNQPDGVEKTLPTLLLYDNKGLKLFEEITYLDQYYLTGQEIYVLERYADRIAERIPNGAMVVELGSGNLRKVKLLLDALERAEKDIFYYALDLMKSELERTLAQVPTGAYHHVKCFGLWGTYDDGLEWLKTPENVDKPKTILSLGSSIGNFTREESVGFIKQFADILKPGDTLMIGLDACQDPGTVYHAYNDNKGVTHQFTMNGLHHANRLLGREAFRIEDWEAVGEYDKVGERHRAYVVPKRDVEVEGVLCKKGERINIEESYKYNQEQAVHLFREAHVHDVTYWTNETHSYGLHMLQKTSRMFATKPTQYASHPVPSVDEWDDLWAVWDNVTRQMIPDEELLEKPIKLRNACIFYLGHIPTFFDMKLSEATGLEPTEPSYFRNIFERGIDPDVDNPEKCHAHSEVPDNWPELETILKYQQSVRNRVRQLYESGQAYNDNWTGRALWLGFEHEVMHMETLLYMLIQSDKTRPPKGVAKPDFEQLAVHAKRQTVDNHWFDIPEQTVTIGLEDPDNGDGPVRYFGWDCEKPSYSTKIHAFKAAGRPITNGEYARYLSETKHDGIPASWQSDRTERADSGNPDLDQNLNDFIIGKAVRTVYGPVPLKLALDWPVSASYDELNGCAQYMGGRIPTYEETRSIYEYAAVLKKRDAASKNTQNIPAVNGHLVNDGVEETPPSLFKPTVNGVSKKDPVTDPSELYVDLSDANVGFKHWHPLPVTQDGNKLAGLGEMGGLWEWTSSELEKRQGFEPMKMYPAYSADFYDGKHYIVQGGSWATHPRFAGRKSVINWYQRNYPFVWAGARLVKDI
- a CDS encoding Peroxisome assembly protein 12 — protein: MEFMTALQGGLDEQKPSLFEILSEHELNALIPPSLRYLLAVATHRNPRYLLRILNNFDELYALLSLALERYYLRTYGGGFTENFYGLKRERVLRVKGGETTRARLGAPREIRETLKLRNSDVWKNLAVMVAIPYIKRKLDEAYDVHAAGVNMLGPAYRDRERYPTDGTREQKSMWVYKWFLRSVYPSVNAAYYFSLLAWNMAYLFDGTKYHSPLLWLIGTRIRRLNDADNKAIALATQAAITSPARPGQTNSIFNPRTMSRTLLPWFQSGLKMALPMSIFALKFLEWWHNSDFARQLSKKANEGLELPPPTISGLPAPAPKPEKKVAIKDEKEGALSRRDSGIDGPPISMVTHLPILTVPAPAYTTDDSANTTSTCPICLSEVQTATAAQTGYVYCYTCIYKWVDGSHPRQEAFMEGSGEEEAVKGWVEEGGGSRSGKWESGAGRDAVTGRRVLGGTSGLRRVMV
- a CDS encoding DASH complex subunit DAD1; this translates as MSDPTKETYFQQQRQLLINDVAASMENVLQNINKLNRSLEGVIAVGNEFSQVEGLWSQFENVMAKDAEKEEGKDANEGAAEGT
- a CDS encoding GTP-binding protein rhoC; translated protein: MSVTAVNPRFDDLKRKNSSKSFLTRGDSHRRSTRGSDGTVNTTSSARTNITAPPEYSKKFVVVGDGGCGKTCLLISYSQGYFPEKYVPTVFENYITTVEHKRSGKGVELALWDTAGQEEYDRLRPLSYPETDLLFVCFAIDCPNSLENVLDKWYPEVLHFCPTTPIILCGLKSDLRHKRTCIELLKTQGLTPVTQQQGKQVAQKMGAMYMECSSKEMAGVHEIFDTAIDIAVRGQDSLAEEGSSAPGSRGGQPNLPIKRKTRSKCKIL
- a CDS encoding Dihydrosphingosine 1-phosphate phosphatase, encoding MSLPDARPTTPLRFQAHLRTPSPDPDAGLRGLSHYERRLPKWRYQLRHRLIPIVRWETPYLARMQHALRSPLLDTYFALTANLGTHTFFMTALPICFWCGYPELGIALVQMLAAGVYFSGYVKDMVCLPRPLSPPLQRITMSGSAALEYGFPSTHTTNAVSVAIYCLYNLWQTQDEYSLWQFRLLNLACLCYATSISIGRMYCGMHGFFDVVFGAALGALITAFRVLLGPAFDAWVIAGDWTRPAIAVGILALAVQFHPEPADNCPCYDDSVAFIGVLMGISTGSWNYVHLLSNADRSAAAMSALYNFANRDLFKIAARLIGGIIVVFLWRATMKPLLLRGLPPIFRLVAHYGLNIPRRYFLQARDYNTVPTLRKDDKVLPPASDIPAMLSSIRRRKRTISVGPQSEADAREYIANRAQQRRDRSRSPQKGLQQKPSRSTLRAPTTLSIDEHAPITPDESPKSTTHLSVQQTEYRSSPPTLMVTAPTRDLFTPPASDNGNVSDSGKEDESHDKKMFSALEKPRIRYDVEVITKLVVYAGIAWLAVEGNPLLFAKLGIT
- a CDS encoding Necrosis-inducing secreted protein 1, which translates into the protein MTLGKRNTPILRCVVVLCESEANARGDEAKWGMRRSGWRISPSNTLYLGALGTYLDTKFLGPDFSNEIGNITHYVHIPATTAKGEYTIQGAHFELTGVSTGPATSVYYANITVGDNTSSEYVRSALIPQTQ